In Populus nigra chromosome 1, ddPopNigr1.1, whole genome shotgun sequence, one genomic interval encodes:
- the LOC133681100 gene encoding retinoblastoma-related protein isoform X2 codes for MSPAALKNMEENKTTVMTTSHSSNDGGETVKGYSDAVEVRFSDFCKSGLALDENTCTQAIKLFKDTKHLLMTNVSSIGNGTSEEAERFWFAFVSYSVKRLSEKNRDDAQQKSDDPGLTLCQILRLAKLNIVDFFKELPHFIVKAGPILSNIYGADWENRLEAKELQANFVHLSILSRHYKRACRELFLTSDASSDKQPAISNEATHVSDHHRFGWLLFLALRVHAFSRFKDLVTCTNGLVSVLAVLIIHVPVRFRNFSFNDSQWFVRKGDKGVDLLASLCNKYDTSEEVLRKSMETTNNLIANILKKKPHSASEYKNENLVNINPDLYHHNSLSLSPPSEIQVLLDADGLIYYEDLMEESSLQSSLNILEKDYDDAIRNKAELDERVFINEEDSLLGSGSVSAGSLNITGAKRKFDLISSPTKTITSPLSPHRSPASHANGIPGSANSKMAATPVSTAMTTAKWLRTIISPLPSKPSAQLERFLVSCDKDVTNDVIRRAQIILEAIFPSSSLGERCVNGSLQSTNLMDNIWAEQRRLEALKLYYRVLESMCTAEAQILHATNLTSLLTNERFHRCMLACSAELVVATYKTVTMLFPAVLERTGITAFDLSKVIESFIRHEESLPRELRRHLNSLEERLLDSMVWEKGSSLYNSLTVARPALSAEINRLGSLAEPMPSLDAIAMHINFSSGCLPPVQKHETSPGSGQNGDLRSPKRPCTDFRSVLVERNSFTSPVKDRLLGNLKSKLPPPPLQSAFASPTRPNPGGGGETCAETGINVFFTKINKLAAVRINGMIEKLQPSQQHIRENVYRLFQLILSHQTSLFFNRHIDQIILCCFYGVAKISKLNLTFREIIYNYRRQPHCKTLVFRSVFVDWSSARHNGRTGQDHVDIITFYNEIFIPAAKPLLVDVGSAGTTVKASNVPEVGQCPASPKVSPFPSLPDMSPKKVSSAHNVYVSPLRSSKMDALISNSSKSYYACVGESTHAYQSPSKDLNAINNRLNGNRKARGTLNLDNDVGLVSDSMVANSLGLQNGNCASTPGAALKSEQSDS; via the exons atGAGTCCAGCTGCTCTGAAGAatatggaagaaaacaaaactacaGTTATGACAACCAGTCATTCAAGTAATGATGGAGGGGAAACTGTGAAAGGGTATAGTGATGCGGTTGAAGTTCGATTTTCTGACTTTTGCAAG AGTGGATTAGCATTGGATGAGAACACTTGTACACAGGCTATTAAGCTTTTCAAAGACACGAAACATCTTTTGATGACAAATGTTTCATCTATTGGGAATGGCACG TCGGAAGAAGCAGAGAGGTTTTGGTTTGCATTTGTTTCGTACTCTGTTAAGAGGTTGAGTGAGAAGAATAGAGATGATGCACAGCAGAAGTCTGATGATCCTGGGCTTACTTTATGCCAAATATTGAGATTAGCAAAGCTGAA CATCGTGGACTTCTTTAAAGAGCTACCCCATTTTATTGTCAAGGCTGGTCCAATCTTAAGCAATATATATGGTGCAGACTGGGAGAACAGACTTGAG GCAAAGGAGTTGCAAGCCAATTTTGTGCACTTGAGCATTTTAAGCAG GCACTACAAGCGCGCATGCAGGGAACTTTTCTTGACAAGTGATGCAAGTTCTGATAAACAGCCAGCAATATCCAATGAAGCAACACATGTATCAGACCACCATCGTTTTGGGTGGTTGCTGTTTCTGGCTCTCCGGGTACATGCATTCAGCCGTTTTAAAGATCTGGTCACTTGCACAAATGGTCTGGTTTCTGTACTG GCTGTTCTGATTATACATGTTCCAGTTCGCTTCAGAAATTTTAGTTTCAATGACTCTCAATGGTTTG TTAGGAAAGGAGACAAAGGTGTTGATTTGCTCGCTTCACTCTGCAATAAATATGACACCTCAGAAGAAGTGTTGAGGAAATCGATGGAAACTACCAATAATTTAATAGCCAATATCTTGAAGAAGAAGCCCCATTCGGCCTCTGAGTATAAAAATGAAAACCTAGTGAATATCAACCCAG ATCTATATCAtcacaactctctctctctctcccccccctcTGAGATTCAAGTTCTCTTGGATGCAGATGGTTTGATCTATTATGAAGATTTGATGGAGGAATCATCCCTGCAATCCAGTTTGAATATTCTAGAGAAGGATTATGATGATGCAATTCGTAACAAGGCTGAACTGGACGAGAGGGTGTTTATTAACGAGGAGGACAGCTTACTTGGTTCAGGGAGCGTATCTGCAGGTTCCTTGAATATAACTGGTGCCAAG agaaaatttgatttaatatccTCACCAACAAAGACAATCACAAGTCCACTATCTCCTCATCGTTCTCCTGCATCTCATGCAAATGGAATTCCTGGTAGTGCAAACTCGAAGATGGCAGCCACACCTGTAAGCACTGCAATGACAACTGCAAAGTGGCTTCGGACCATCATTTCCCCACTTCCATCAAAACCCTCAGCACAGTTGGAGCGCTTCCTGGTGTCATGTGATAAGGATGTAACTAATGATGTCATTCGTAGAGCACAAATAATATTGGAGGCTATATTTCCAAGTAGTTCTCTTGGAGAACGCTGTGTGAATGGAAGTCTGCAAAGTACAAACCTAATGGACAACATATGGGCAGAACAAAGAAGATTGGAGGCACTCAAGTTATATTACAGGGTTTTGGAATCAATGTGCACAGCAGAGGCCCAAATACTGCATGCAACTAACTTGACCTCTTTATTAACTAATGAGAGGTTCCATAGATGCATGCTAGCGTGTTCTGCTGAGCTAGTTGTGGCAACTTATAAGACAGTGACAATGTTGTTTCCTGCAGTTTTGGAGAGAACAGGCATTACAGCTTTTGATCTTAGCAAGGTGATAGAGAGTTTCATTAGGCATGAGGAGTCCCTCCCACGGGAGTTGAGACGGCATTTGAATTCCTTGGAAGAGCGACTTTTGGATAGCAtggtgtgggaaaaaggatcctCACTCTACAATTCTTTGACAGTTGCAAGACCGGCTCTTTCTGCAGAGATAAATCGACTTGGATCATTAGCAGAACCAATGCCATCATTGGATGCAATTGCCATGcatattaatttttcatctGGATGCTTGCCTCCTGTGCAAAAGCACGAGACTTCTCCAGGATCAG GTCAGAATGGAGATCTCAGGTCTCCAAAGAGACCTTGCACAGACTTCCGAAGTGTGTTGGTAGAGCGAAATTCCTTCACATCACCAGTGAAAGACCGCCTATTGGGTAATCTTAAATCAAAGCTACCACCTCCTCCTTTGCAGTCTGCCTTTGCCAG TCCAACACGTCCAAACCCTGGAGGAGGAGGGGAAACATGTGCAGAAACTGggatcaatgttttttttacgaAG ATTAATAAGTTGGCTGCTGTCAGAATTAATGGTATGATTGAAAAGCTACAACCGTCTCAGCAGCATATTAGAGAAAATGTCTATCGTCTTTTTCAACTTATACTAAGCCACCAGACATCTCTCTTCTTCAACCGTCATATTGACCAGATCATTCTTTGCTGTTTCTATGGAGTTGCAAAG ATTTCTAAATTGAATCTGACCTTCAGGGAAATTATATACAATTATAGGAGGCAGCCACATTGTAAAACACTAGTTTTCCGCAGTGTGTTTGTGGATTGGTCATCTGCACGCCATAATGGG AGAACGGGGCAGGATCATGTGGATATTATTACATTTTACAATGAAATTTTTATCCCGGCTGCAAAGCCTTTACTGGTGGATGTTGGTTCTGCTGGAACAACTGTGAAAGCTAGTAATGTTCCTGAAGTTG GTCAATGTCCTGCATCACCTAAAGTATCACCTTTTCCAAGTCTCCCTGATATGTCTCCTAAGAAAGTATCGTCAGCGCATAATGTGTATGTCTCTCCATTGCGGTCATCCAAG ATGGATGCTTTAATCTCAAATAGCTCAAAAAGCTATTATGCTTGTGTTGGAGAGAGCACCCATGCTTACCAGAGCCCTTCAAAAGACCTAAATGCTATCAATAACCGCCTGAACGG TAACCGGAAGGCCAGAGGAACCCTCAACTTGGATAATGATGTTGGGTTGGTTAGTGATTCTATGGTGGCCAACAGCCTCGGCCTTCAAAATGGGAATTGTGCATCTACACCGGGTGCAGCTTTGAAATCTGAGCAGTCTGACTCCTAA
- the LOC133681100 gene encoding retinoblastoma-related protein isoform X3, with product MEENKTTVMTTSHSSNDGGETVKGYSDAVEVRFSDFCKSGLALDENTCTQAIKLFKDTKHLLMTNVSSIGNGTSEEAERFWFAFVSYSVKRLSEKNRDDAQQKSDDPGLTLCQILRLAKLNIVDFFKELPHFIVKAGPILSNIYGADWENRLEAKELQANFVHLSILSRHYKRACRELFLTSDASSDKQPAISNEATHVSDHHRFGWLLFLALRVHAFSRFKDLVTCTNGLVSVLAVLIIHVPVRFRNFSFNDSQWFVRKGDKGVDLLASLCNKYDTSEEVLRKSMETTNNLIANILKKKPHSASEYKNENLVNINPDLYHHNSLSLSPPSEIQVLLDADGLIYYEDLMEESSLQSSLNILEKDYDDAIRNKAELDERVFINEEDSLLGSGSVSAGSLNITGAKRKFDLISSPTKTITSPLSPHRSPASHANGIPGSANSKMAATPVSTAMTTAKWLRTIISPLPSKPSAQLERFLVSCDKDVTNDVIRRAQIILEAIFPSSSLGERCVNGSLQSTNLMDNIWAEQRRLEALKLYYRVLESMCTAEAQILHATNLTSLLTNERFHRCMLACSAELVVATYKTVTMLFPAVLERTGITAFDLSKVIESFIRHEESLPRELRRHLNSLEERLLDSMVWEKGSSLYNSLTVARPALSAEINRLGSLAEPMPSLDAIAMHINFSSGCLPPVQKHETSPGSGQNGDLRSPKRPCTDFRSVLVERNSFTSPVKDRLLGNLKSKLPPPPLQSAFASPTRPNPGGGGETCAETGINVFFTKINKLAAVRINGMIEKLQPSQQHIRENVYRLFQLILSHQTSLFFNRHIDQIILCCFYGVAKISKLNLTFREIIYNYRRQPHCKTLVFRSVFVDWSSARHNGRTGQDHVDIITFYNEIFIPAAKPLLVDVGSAGTTVKASNVPEVGNNKDGQCPASPKVSPFPSLPDMSPKKVSSAHNVYVSPLRSSKMDALISNSSKSYYACVGESTHAYQSPSKDLNAINNRLNGNRKARGTLNLDNDVGLVSDSMVANSLGLQNGNCASTPGAALKSEQSDS from the exons atggaagaaaacaaaactacaGTTATGACAACCAGTCATTCAAGTAATGATGGAGGGGAAACTGTGAAAGGGTATAGTGATGCGGTTGAAGTTCGATTTTCTGACTTTTGCAAG AGTGGATTAGCATTGGATGAGAACACTTGTACACAGGCTATTAAGCTTTTCAAAGACACGAAACATCTTTTGATGACAAATGTTTCATCTATTGGGAATGGCACG TCGGAAGAAGCAGAGAGGTTTTGGTTTGCATTTGTTTCGTACTCTGTTAAGAGGTTGAGTGAGAAGAATAGAGATGATGCACAGCAGAAGTCTGATGATCCTGGGCTTACTTTATGCCAAATATTGAGATTAGCAAAGCTGAA CATCGTGGACTTCTTTAAAGAGCTACCCCATTTTATTGTCAAGGCTGGTCCAATCTTAAGCAATATATATGGTGCAGACTGGGAGAACAGACTTGAG GCAAAGGAGTTGCAAGCCAATTTTGTGCACTTGAGCATTTTAAGCAG GCACTACAAGCGCGCATGCAGGGAACTTTTCTTGACAAGTGATGCAAGTTCTGATAAACAGCCAGCAATATCCAATGAAGCAACACATGTATCAGACCACCATCGTTTTGGGTGGTTGCTGTTTCTGGCTCTCCGGGTACATGCATTCAGCCGTTTTAAAGATCTGGTCACTTGCACAAATGGTCTGGTTTCTGTACTG GCTGTTCTGATTATACATGTTCCAGTTCGCTTCAGAAATTTTAGTTTCAATGACTCTCAATGGTTTG TTAGGAAAGGAGACAAAGGTGTTGATTTGCTCGCTTCACTCTGCAATAAATATGACACCTCAGAAGAAGTGTTGAGGAAATCGATGGAAACTACCAATAATTTAATAGCCAATATCTTGAAGAAGAAGCCCCATTCGGCCTCTGAGTATAAAAATGAAAACCTAGTGAATATCAACCCAG ATCTATATCAtcacaactctctctctctctcccccccctcTGAGATTCAAGTTCTCTTGGATGCAGATGGTTTGATCTATTATGAAGATTTGATGGAGGAATCATCCCTGCAATCCAGTTTGAATATTCTAGAGAAGGATTATGATGATGCAATTCGTAACAAGGCTGAACTGGACGAGAGGGTGTTTATTAACGAGGAGGACAGCTTACTTGGTTCAGGGAGCGTATCTGCAGGTTCCTTGAATATAACTGGTGCCAAG agaaaatttgatttaatatccTCACCAACAAAGACAATCACAAGTCCACTATCTCCTCATCGTTCTCCTGCATCTCATGCAAATGGAATTCCTGGTAGTGCAAACTCGAAGATGGCAGCCACACCTGTAAGCACTGCAATGACAACTGCAAAGTGGCTTCGGACCATCATTTCCCCACTTCCATCAAAACCCTCAGCACAGTTGGAGCGCTTCCTGGTGTCATGTGATAAGGATGTAACTAATGATGTCATTCGTAGAGCACAAATAATATTGGAGGCTATATTTCCAAGTAGTTCTCTTGGAGAACGCTGTGTGAATGGAAGTCTGCAAAGTACAAACCTAATGGACAACATATGGGCAGAACAAAGAAGATTGGAGGCACTCAAGTTATATTACAGGGTTTTGGAATCAATGTGCACAGCAGAGGCCCAAATACTGCATGCAACTAACTTGACCTCTTTATTAACTAATGAGAGGTTCCATAGATGCATGCTAGCGTGTTCTGCTGAGCTAGTTGTGGCAACTTATAAGACAGTGACAATGTTGTTTCCTGCAGTTTTGGAGAGAACAGGCATTACAGCTTTTGATCTTAGCAAGGTGATAGAGAGTTTCATTAGGCATGAGGAGTCCCTCCCACGGGAGTTGAGACGGCATTTGAATTCCTTGGAAGAGCGACTTTTGGATAGCAtggtgtgggaaaaaggatcctCACTCTACAATTCTTTGACAGTTGCAAGACCGGCTCTTTCTGCAGAGATAAATCGACTTGGATCATTAGCAGAACCAATGCCATCATTGGATGCAATTGCCATGcatattaatttttcatctGGATGCTTGCCTCCTGTGCAAAAGCACGAGACTTCTCCAGGATCAG GTCAGAATGGAGATCTCAGGTCTCCAAAGAGACCTTGCACAGACTTCCGAAGTGTGTTGGTAGAGCGAAATTCCTTCACATCACCAGTGAAAGACCGCCTATTGGGTAATCTTAAATCAAAGCTACCACCTCCTCCTTTGCAGTCTGCCTTTGCCAG TCCAACACGTCCAAACCCTGGAGGAGGAGGGGAAACATGTGCAGAAACTGggatcaatgttttttttacgaAG ATTAATAAGTTGGCTGCTGTCAGAATTAATGGTATGATTGAAAAGCTACAACCGTCTCAGCAGCATATTAGAGAAAATGTCTATCGTCTTTTTCAACTTATACTAAGCCACCAGACATCTCTCTTCTTCAACCGTCATATTGACCAGATCATTCTTTGCTGTTTCTATGGAGTTGCAAAG ATTTCTAAATTGAATCTGACCTTCAGGGAAATTATATACAATTATAGGAGGCAGCCACATTGTAAAACACTAGTTTTCCGCAGTGTGTTTGTGGATTGGTCATCTGCACGCCATAATGGG AGAACGGGGCAGGATCATGTGGATATTATTACATTTTACAATGAAATTTTTATCCCGGCTGCAAAGCCTTTACTGGTGGATGTTGGTTCTGCTGGAACAACTGTGAAAGCTAGTAATGTTCCTGAAGTTGGTAATAATAAAGAtg GTCAATGTCCTGCATCACCTAAAGTATCACCTTTTCCAAGTCTCCCTGATATGTCTCCTAAGAAAGTATCGTCAGCGCATAATGTGTATGTCTCTCCATTGCGGTCATCCAAG ATGGATGCTTTAATCTCAAATAGCTCAAAAAGCTATTATGCTTGTGTTGGAGAGAGCACCCATGCTTACCAGAGCCCTTCAAAAGACCTAAATGCTATCAATAACCGCCTGAACGG TAACCGGAAGGCCAGAGGAACCCTCAACTTGGATAATGATGTTGGGTTGGTTAGTGATTCTATGGTGGCCAACAGCCTCGGCCTTCAAAATGGGAATTGTGCATCTACACCGGGTGCAGCTTTGAAATCTGAGCAGTCTGACTCCTAA